In a genomic window of Vigna angularis cultivar LongXiaoDou No.4 chromosome 6, ASM1680809v1, whole genome shotgun sequence:
- the LOC108341368 gene encoding uncharacterized protein LOC108341368 → MDVETSFSQVVPPIFDGDSYDLWAIKMQNFLEALDLWEAMEEDYDIASLPDNPNIAQMKNNKEKKTRKAKANACLFSGVSKLIFTRIMSHNTKKAIWDYLKEEYAGDERIRSMQVLNLMREFELQQMTESNIIKEYSNMLLGIANKVRLLDTAFFDSRIVEKILVSVPERYEASIATLENTKDLSKITLVEVLHALQAQEQRRLMR, encoded by the coding sequence ATGGATGTTGAAACAAGTTTTTCTCAAGTTGTTCCTCCTATCTTTGATGGAGATAGTTATGATCTCTGGGCCATAAAAATGCAAAACTTCCTAGAGGCTTTGGATCTTTGGGAAGCAATGGAGGAGGATTACGATATTGCTTCACTGCCCGACAACCCTAATATAGCCCAGATGAAAAACAATAAGGAGAAAAAAACTAGGAAAGCAAAGGCAAatgcatgtttattttctgGTGTTTCAAAACTAATTTTCACTAGGATCATGTCTCACAACACAAAAAAAGCAATTTGGGATTACTTGAAGGAAGAATATGCAGGAGATGAGAGAATTAGAAGCATGCAAGTATTGAATTTAATGAGAGAATTTGAGCTGCAACAAATGACAGAATCTAACATCATCAAAGAGTACTCAAATATGTTGCTTGGTATTGCCAACAAAGTAAGATTGTTGGACACCGCTTTTTTTGATTCAAGAATTGTTGAAAAAATTCTTGTATCAGTACCAGAAAGATATGAAGCTTCTATAGCTACCTTGGAGAACACAAAGGATCTATCTAAGATCACTTTGGTAGAGGTTTTGCATGCCTTACAGGCCCAAGAGCAAAGAAGACTTATGAGGTAA